In Caldivirga sp., the following proteins share a genomic window:
- a CDS encoding RidA family protein, whose product MIRSIDVEGLPKAGPYSHAIVANGLVFVSGQLGTIPGKDLSFEEQFRNAVGKISKILTEAGSSLDNVVKVTVYLADAKYFDVMNKLFSEYFKSRPARTTVVTGMIDSRALVEVDVIAVVSK is encoded by the coding sequence ATGATTAGGAGCATTGATGTGGAGGGATTACCTAAGGCTGGTCCATATTCTCACGCAATAGTTGCCAATGGATTAGTCTTCGTGTCAGGGCAGTTGGGTACTATTCCAGGTAAGGATTTGTCCTTTGAGGAGCAGTTCAGGAATGCTGTTGGTAAAATTAGTAAAATACTCACTGAGGCTGGTTCATCATTGGATAATGTCGTTAAGGTCACTGTTTACTTGGCTGATGCCAAGTACTTTGATGTAATGAATAAGCTATTCAGTGAGTACTTCAAGAGTAGGCCGGCTAGAACCACAGTTGTTACAGGTATGATTGATTCCAGGGCATTGGTTGAAGTGGATGTAATCGCTGTTGTTAGTAAGTAG